CCACCAGCCCCATGAGCACGACCACCCCGCCCACCAGACCCAGATGCCACCTGCCCCACGGCTCCACGTTCAACGTGCGTCCCCATTCCGGCCGATGTCGGTCCGCGTGCCGTCCCGCCCCGGGCTCTTCGGATCGGGCCAGGAGCCGCCCGGGCCCACGTCGTGCTGCTGCACCGAACTACTCCCCCGCATATCGAATTCCCTGGCCTGCCCCGTCGTGTGCAGGCGGGCCATATCGGCGTCGGTCACCGTGGTCGGACCGATGGGCGTGGCCTTGCCCGGGTCCCAGTTGTACCGGTCCCACACATTGACCTGATAGTCGATGCTGACGCGCGGACTGCCGTCCGGGCCCGGCACCGCCGTCACGACGCCCGTGGTGTTCGTCATGGCGCTGCCCACGGCCAGGTACCAGTTCGCCGTGCCGTCCGGACCCTTGTCGTGGGTATATCCCTCGCCCGCGGTCTCCACGGGGATCGCGACGGGCTTGCCGCCCGACTGCGCGAAGGCGTCCAGCGCCTGGCGACGCCATTCGCCCTCCAGCTTGGCGCGCGTCGCCGCAGACACGTCACGCAGGACCGTGTCGTCCTCGTCGCTCAGCATCCTGTCGACATCGAGGTCGAGTGTCCTGCCGGTCCCGTGCAGATAGTGGTCCATGTGCCGGGCCGCGTCCGTCTTACCGATGAAGTCACCGCTGTTCGAGATCCCGTTGGCCTGGAGTTCCTTCCAGTAGTCCCCCAAGCCGGGTGTAGCGACGTCGTATGGCCCCGCCCCGTCGTCAGCGGCCACCCGCTTCACCGAGGGGGTCAACAGGCCGCCCGCCAACAGCTGCTCCCTGCGCTGCACCCACAGCTGCGCCCGAGACTCAGGACTCAACGACTGCCACAGCCGCCGCAGCTCCGCGCGCTGCTTGTCGCTGGCGTCCGCTCCCAGACCGGCGAGTTTCAGGGCGCGGGGCAGCATGTCCTCGTCGAGCGACGTGTACGACGCGTGGCCGGGATTGGCCGGATCACCACCGTGGCTCGCTCGCAGCGCCCGTACAGCAGCCGCGTCCACCTCGGTGGCGTGGCTCACGAACCCGGTCAGCGTGTCGGCGTACCACCGCATCATGTCGCGTTTTCTCTGACCGGGCCCCTCCACCTCACAGATGAGGGCATCCGCGATCACCACGGATCCGTCCGCGCGTCCGGTAACGCTGAAGCCCTTCTCCTTGGCCTCGGCGGTGACACTCCTGGCCTGCTGCTGGATCCCCTGCAGCTCGGCGTGCGCGTCATCAAGGACGCTGAAAATGCTCTGCGCCTCCGTGTGGAGATCCTCGAACTCCTTCACCGTCTTGCCGACGAAGTCCCTGGTCACACCTGCGTTGATGCCCTCCCAGCGGGCCTTTTCGGCCTTCGCCTTCACACCGTCGCGGGCCTCGCCACCGAGCCGCTGCATCTCCCCGGCCATGCGCTTCCAGTCGGCGACGGCCGTCCCCAGTTTGCCGAGGTCGACTTCCATGAGCTCGGTGTAGTTCATGAGGCGCTCCCCCTACGTGAAGTACTCGGTGAGGCGGGAAACGGGCACGGCCGAGCCATCCCGGTTCCGGAAGGACGCGGCGATCGCGGCGTCGTTCTCGGCGTGCGACTTCTTCGAGTAGTCCAGGTGGTTCGATATGTGAGCACACGCCTGAAGGACGCTCTTGACCTGCGAGGTCCAGATGGACACCGTCGTCGCCAGCTCATCCCCGAGAGCGAAGTTGCTGCCCGTCAGGGCCGCTGCTGCCTGCATCGTGGAGCCGACGCCCTCCTTGTCACCGCCGGCGCCGGCGATGTCGGCCCCCTTCAGCAACTGGCTGTGCAGCACGAAGGCCTCGTGGCCGACGGCTCCGAGGTCGTCCTGGTGCACGACGAGGTCGGCCGGTCCGTCACCTCCCGGGCCACCCGGCAGTTGGTTGAGCCGCGTCGAGGCTTGCCGTTGGGCAGTCACTTCCGCTTTCGCACTGTCCCATTCATCCCATGCCATCACACCATTGGATCACGGCCCTGTGACACGCGGATCGACCTCCAGGAGAAGGAGGTTGGAGCGGTCCCGGACACGCCGGGCGGGGGACCCGCCCCCGCACAGCCACCCCCGGGCACGCGGAGGGACCCCGACCGTCGAACGGTCCGGGTCCCTCCACTCCCCCGACAACTGCGCCCCGATAACCGCACCCCCACCAGACCCCGGCCGGGATCAGCCCTTGACGCAGATGAGCTGCTTCAGCTTGGCCACGACCTCGACCAGGTCGGTCTGCTGGTCGATGACCTGCTCGATCGGCTTGTAGGCGCCCGGGATCTCGTCCACGACGCCGGAGTCCTTGCGGCACTCCACGCCCTTGGTCTGGTCCGCCAGGTCCCGCGTGGAGAACCGCTTCTTCGCCGCCGTCCGGCTCATCTTCCGGCCCGCGCCGTGCGAGGCCGAGTTGAAGGACTTCTCGTTGCCGAGGCCCTTCACGATGTACGAGCCGGTGCCCATCGAGCCCGGGATGATCCCGAAGTCCCCGCTGCCCGCCCGGATCGCGCCCTTCCGCGTGACCAGCAGGTCCATGCCGTCGTAGCGCTCTTCGGACACGTAGTTGTGGTGGCAGCTGATCTCGTGGTCGAAGGAGACCTTCGCCTTGCGGAACTCCCTGCGGATGACCTCCTTGAAGAGGCTCATCATCACGGCGCGGTTGTACTTCGCGTACTCCTGCGCCCAGAAGAGGTCGTTGCGGTAGTCCTGCATCTGCGGCGTGGCCGCCAGGAACACCGCGAGGTCCCGGTCCACCAGGTCCTGGTTGTGCGCGAGCCCGCGGGCCACGCCCATGTGGTGCTCGGCCAGCTCGTTGCCGATGTTCCGGGAGCCCGAGTGCAGCATCAGCCAGACCGTGCCCGCCTCGTCGAGGCAGAACTCGATGAAGTGGTTGCCGCCCCCGAGCGTGCCGATCTGCTTCGCGGCCCGCTCGCGGCGGAACTTGACCGCGTCCGCGATGTAGTCGAAGCGCGTCCAGAGGTCGTCGAAGCCGTCGGCCGCGAAGTCGTACAGGCGCGCCGGGTCCACCGCCTCCTTGTGGAGGCCCGCCCCGACGGGGATCGCCTGCTCGATCTTCGACCGCAGCCGTGACAGGTCCCCGGGCAGGTCGTTGGCCGTCAGCGAGGTCCGTACGGCCGACATGCCGCAGCCGATGTCCACCCCCACCGCGGCCGGACAGACCGCGTCCTTCATCGCGATCACCGAGCCGACGGTGGCGCCCTTGCCGTAGTGCACGTCCGGCATGACGGCCAGGCCCTTGATCCAGGGCAGGGTCGCGACGTTGTGCAGCTGTCGCATCGCGCTGTCCTCGACCGTGGACGGATCGGTCCACATCCGGATCGGGACCTTCGCCCCGGGTACCTCTACATACGACATGACGTCCCCAACACCCTGTTAACCACAGAAAAGTCTCAATACGCAAAAAGCCTCGCAACAGGTCCCAAAGACGACATGGGACCGGCGTCAGCACCAGCGTGTGCGATAGACATTGTGTCCACGCGCGGCCCAGCACCGGCAACGCAATTTCCCGACCGCGGTCCTGACCGAGGACCCACCCGCCGCCCACCCACAGCCCACCCACAGCCCACCCACAGCCTGTCGAACGGAGCCAGACGACGTGCAGCGCAACGCGGTACGGCAAGTCCTTCCCGGCATCCTGATGCTCACCGCGCTCATGGCCGGGTGCACCTCCGGCACCGGCACGGGGGTCACCACCGACTCCAAGGCGGGCGGCACCGCGCCCGTCGCCGCGCCGCCGGGGAAGTACCGCAGCCTGCCCTCGCCCTGCAAGGCGGTCGAAGGGAAGCGGCTGAAGGCCATGCTCCCGGCCGCGGCCACGCTCACCTCGGAGCAGCGCGACCAGCTCTACGCCGGGACCGCGGACACCTCGTACGACGGCGACCGGCGCGTCGGCTGCCGCTGGAAGGCGCAGACCCCCGAGGAGACCCGCCTGCTGTCCGTCGGCTTCGAGCGGGTCGTCTCCTACGACCGGGCCGCGAGCAGCGACGACGACAAGGCGCGGCAGGTCTACGAGCGCCGCCTCGCCGACGCCCACCTCCCGGCCCCCGTCCCCTCGACCGCCCCCTCGACCGCCCCGACGCCCGGCGCGAGTACGAACCCCGGCGCGAGTACGGTCCCCAGCGCGGGTACGGTCCCCAGCCCGGGCACGGTCCCCAGCCCGGGTACGACCCCCGGCCCGGGCGCCAGTACGAGCCCCGTGCCCCCCGCCGCAGCCGCGTCCTCCGGCACCCCCGCGCCCTCCACCTCGCCCACCCCGCCCGAGCTGGGTTCCCGCGTCCTGGAGGGGCTCGGGAACGCCGCCTTCGTCGAGGACCGGCTCAGCGCGGCCGGTTCCGCCGCCCAGGTGCGGACCGTACGCATCGTCTTCCGCACCGCGAACGTCATCGTCACCGTGGAGTACGGCGTGCAGCCCGCACTGCCCGGCGGGGTCCCCTCCAGCGCGGAAACGCAGGACGAAGCGCACCAGTTGGCGGAGGCCCTGGTGGAACGTTTCAACGCGTGACCGGAACCCGGTCCGGACCCCGGCACGGCGACCGAATACCTGGTCAGCGGCCGATCAGCGGCCGTCCGACGACCGCCCGCCGGTCTTCGCGCGGCCCCCGCGTGACGGCGGGCACAGCAGCCAGCCGCCCGGTCGGGCTACCGTTGCCCGGGTCCCCGTGCCCATAGACACACAAACGTACGAAGGAATCATGCACCGATCAGCCTCGCGCCTCACCCGTGTCATCGCCTGCGCAGCCGTCCCGGTGATCCTCGCCGTCTCCGGTTGCTCGTCCGACTCGGGCAAGAGCGCGGACACGGGCAAGAAGTCCGACTCGTCCGCTTCGTCCAAGTCGCCGAGCACGAAGCCGTCGACCGCCCCCGAGAAGGCCGCGTTCGCCACGCTGCCCGACCCGTGCAAGACGGTCCAGGCGAAGACCATCGAGGCACTCGTCCCCAAGGCCAAGGACAAGAACGGAACGGCCACCAAGTCGAACGACCTGACCAGCCGCGCCAGCTGCTCCTGGAACGGCCTGGACGAGAACGGCCTCAAGGGCTCCGACTACCGCTGGCTCGCGGTGTCCCTGGTCCGCTACGACTCGCACGAGTCCCTCGGCAGCGGCAACAAGCGCGCCGAGGAGCAGTACAACAAGCAGCTCGCGACGGCGAAGGCCGTCGAGGGCGCGCAGAACGTGAAGACCGACCAGGTGGGCGGCGTCGGCGACCAGGGCACCTCGGTCACCTACACCACGAAGAAGGACGGCGCGGACTTCTTCAACACCACGGTCATCGTGCGCACGCAGAACGTCGTCGTCTCCCTGGACTACAACGGCGCCGCCTACGAGGGCGCGGCCGCCCCCGACCCGGCGAAGCTGCTGGAGAGCGCGATCGCCGCGACCCGCGAGGCCGTGAACTCGGTCGCCGGCGCCAAGGACCAGCCGGGCTCCTCGCAGTCCCCGTCCGACCCCGCCCCGTCGGAGTCCCCGTCGGAGTCCGCGTCCGCCTCCTGAGCGTCCGCCTCCTGACCCGGCCGCAGGGCCAAACGGGGCCGAACAGGGCCGAACGGGCCCGCGGACCAGGTGACATCACGTCACCCGTACGCTGTGCCTGCCGTAGCTCCGTAGCTGGATAGCTTGATAGTGGGAGGGGATCGCGGGTGGCCGCGATGCAGCTGACTCGTACGCACCGGATACTCATCGGCGTCGTCGTCGCCGGCGCCGTCGTCATCGCGGGGATCGGCTTCGCCGGTTCCTACGCCGCGGTGCGCGCGCTGGCGCTGCAGAAGGGGTTCGGCTCCTTCTCGCTGGTGTTCCCGATCGGCATCGACATGGGCATCTGCGTGCTGCTCGCGCTCGACCTGCTGCTGACGTGGATCCGCATCCCCTTCCCGCTGCTGCGCCAGACGGCGTGGCTGCTGACCGCCGCGACCATCGCCTTCAACGGCGCGGCGGCCTGGCCGGACCCGCTGGGCGTCGGCATGCACGCCGTCATCCCGATCCTGTTCGTGGTGACGGTCGAGGCCGCCCGGCACGCGGTGGGGCGGATCGCCGACATCACCGCGGACCGGCACATGGAGGGCGTGCGGATCACCCGCTGGCTGCTCTCACCGGTCCCCACCTTCAAGCTGTGGCGCCGGATGAAGCTGTGGGAGCTGCGCTCCTACGAGCAGGCGGTCGGCATGGAACAGGACCGGCTGATCTACCAGGCCCGCCTCCAGGCCCGCTACGGGCGCGCCTGGCGCCGCAAGGCCCCCGTCGAGGCGCTCATGCCGCTGCGCCTGGCCCGGATCGGCGTACCGCTGTCCCAGACCGTCCCCGAGGGGCTGGCGGCCGCGGGCATCGAGCCCGCGCTGCTGCCGCCGGTCGCGGACGCCGAGGCGGCACGGGCCGCCCTGGAGGCGCGCCACCCCGGCGGGCTGCCGGTCGCGGCCGCCCAGCCGCATCCCGCGGCGGCCCCGCCGCAGGCCGTACTCCCCGCACAGGCGACCGGCCCGGGACCTGGCCCCGGCCCCGGTCCCGGGCAGCCCGCCCACAGCGCCGGACCGCCCGCCTTCGCGGTCGACCCGACGGCGATGCCCGCGGCCCACAACAGCGCCTGGTTCGCGGCCCCGCTGGCCCCGCAGGCGGCGTACGCGGGCGCCTACAACCCGCAGTACGTCGACGGCCTGGAGCCCACCCCGGTCCTGCCCCCGACCGGCCCGGACGACGCCCCGGCGCAGCAGCCCCCGGTCCCGGCCGCCGAGGCCCCGGCGGCCGAAGCCCCCGTCGCCGACGAGGACCTCACCCCGGTCGACGAGGTGAAGTTCGCCGAAGCGGCCTACGAGGTCTTCCGCACCTACGTCGACGAGCACGGCAACTGGCCGAGCCCCGAGCAGCTCGACATACACCTCTCCGACGGCCACGGCATCGTCCACCCGCGCAGCGCCACCACGCTCAAGCGGCTGATGCCGGAGCTGAAGCAGCGCTACCAGACGGACCTGGAGAACGAACACATCGCGTGACGGAGTTCCCGGCACCACAAAGAAGGGCCCGAACCCCCCAGGGGGTCCGGGCCCTTCTCCGTATCACTCGGTCACTCGGTCACCCGGTCATCAGACGGCGAGCAGCTTGCGCACCCGGTCCGCGCCGACCGCGAGCAGCAGCGTGGGCAGCCGCGGCCCGGTCTCCCGGGTCACCAGCAGGCGGTAGAGCAGCGCGAAGAACGTCCGCTGCGCGACCTTCAGCTCCGGCGTCGGCTTGGCGTCCGGCTCCAGGCCGGCCATCACCTTCGGCACGCCGTAGACGAGCGTGGTCAGCCCGTCGAGCGACCAGTGCGAGTCCAGGCCCTCCAGCAGCAGCCGCAGCGACTCGCGGCCCTCGTCGTCCAGCGAGCCCAGCAGCTCGGCGTCCGGCTCCTCGCGCACCAGCGTGCGCTGGTCGGCCGGGACCTGGGTGCTGATCCAGTTCTCGGCGCGGTCCAGCCGCGGGCGTACGTCGTCCAGCGAGCCCAGCGGGTTCGCCGGGTCGAGGTCGTTCAGGATCCGGACCGTCTGCTCGTCGTGCCCGCCCGTGATGTCCACGACCGAGGCGAGCGTGCGGTACGGCAGCGGCCGCGGCGTGCGCGGCAGCTCACCGGCGGCGGTCCGCACGGCGCGCGCGTGCGAGGCGGCGTCGGCGGGGAGCACGGAGCCGTCGGCGACCTTGGCCTCCAGCTTGTCCCACTCGTCGTACAGCCGCTGGATCTCCTGGTCGAAGGCGATCTTGAAGGACTGGTTCGGCCTGCGGCGGGCGTACAGCCAGCGCAGCAGCTGCGGCTCCATGATCTTCAGCGCGTCGGCCGGGGTCGGGACCCCGCCCTTGCTGGAGGACATCTTCGCCATGCCGCTGATGCCGACGAACGCGTACATCGGACCGATCGGCTGCTCGCCGCCGAAGATGTGCACGATCTGGCCGCCGACCTGGAACGACGAGCCGGGCGAGGAGTGGTCGACGCCCGAGGGCTCGAAGACCACGCCCTCGAAGGCCCAGCGCATCGGCCAGTCGACCTTCCAGACCAGCTTGCCGCGGTTGAACTCGCTGAGCTTGACCGTCTCGGTGTACTCGTCCTCGGTGCAGACGTAGGTCAGCTCGGTCGTCGTGTCGTCGTAGGACGTCACCTTGGTGAAGTCCTTGCCGCACTGACCGCAGTACGGCTTGTACGGGAAGTACCCGCCCTCGCCGACGCTGCCGTCGTCCTCGCCCGCGGCGCCCGAACCCTCGGCGGCCTCCAGCTCGGCCTCGTCGACCTGCTTCTGCTGGGGCTTCTTGCCGCCCGGCTTCTGCTTGGTGCGGTACTGGTCGAGCACGGCGTCGATGTCGCCGCGGTGCTTCATCGCGAAGAGCACCTGCTCGCGGTACACGCCCGTCGTGTACTGCTCGGTCTGGCTGATCGGGTCGTACTCGACGCCCAGCTCGGCCAGCGCCTCGACCATGGCGGCCTTGAAGTGCTCGGCCCAGGTCGCGTACGCCGACCCGGCCGGGGCGGGGACCGAGGTCAGCGGCATGCCGATGTACTGGCCGTACGTCTCGGGGTCCACCCCGGGGATACCGGCCGGCACCTTGCGGTAGCGGTCGTAGTCGTCCCAGGACAGGACGTGCCGCACCTCGATGCCCCGGCGGCGGATCTCGTCCGCGACCAGGTGCGGGGTCATGACCTCGCGCAGGTTGCCCAGGTGGATCGGACCGGAGGGGGAGAGTCCGGACGCGACGACGACGGTTTTACCGGGGGCTCGGCGCTCCGCCTCGGCGATGACCTCGTCCGCGAAACGGGAGACCCAGTCGGTCTCGGTGCTGCTCTGCGCGCTCTGAGCCACGTCACGTCCTTCTATCTCGAATACCGGCTTCAGCCATCATCCCAGACGGAACAGAGCGCTCCGAGGTTGTTTTCTCCCGCGAAACCGAAGGCGCCCGCATGGGATACTCGGCACTTGTCGGAACACCCAAGTACACGCTCAGACACGACCTCACAGGAACGGCAGCTCATGGCCTCGGTCCCTTCCCTCGCTTCTTCCGTCAACCAGCGCGTCGCCGACGCCCTTGCCTCCGCCCTGCCGGAGGCCGGTGGCGCCGACCCGCTGCTGCGACGAAGCGACCGGGCCGACTTCCAGGCCAACGGCATCCTGGCGCTCGCGAAGAAGGCCAAGGCCAACCCGCGCGAGCTGGCGACGACCGTGGTCGGCGGGATCCCCGCCGGCGGTGACGGCGACCTGATCAAGGAGATCGAGGTCTCCGGACCCGGCTTCCTGAACATCACGGTCACCGACCGGGCGATCATCGAGACCCTCGCGGCCCGCGCCGCCGACGCGCGCCTCGGCGTGCCGGTCTCGCAGACCGCGGGCACCACGGTCATCGACTACGCCCAGCCGAACGTGGCCAAGGAGATGCACGTCGGCCACCTGCGCTCCGCCGTGATCGGCGCCGCGATGGTCGAGATCCTGGAGTTCACCGGCGAGACGGTGATCCGGCGCCACCACATCGGCGACTGGGGCACCCAGTTCGGCATGCTCATCCAGTACCTGATCGAGCACCCGCACGAGCTGGACCACGGCCCGCGCGAGGAGGTCTCCGGCGAAGAGGCGATGTCGAACCTCAACCGCCTCTACAAGGCCTCGCGCGTGCTCTTCGACTCCGACGAGGAGTTCAAGACCCGCGCCCGCGCCCGGGTCGTGAACCTCCAGGCGGGCGAGCCCGAGACCCTGGCCCTGTGGCAGCGGTTCGTCGACGAGTCGAAGATCTACTTCTACTCCGTCTTCAACAAGCTCGACATGGACATCCAGGACCCCGACGTCGTCGGCGAGTCCGGTTACAACGACATGCTGGTGGAGACCTGCCGCCTGCTGGAGGAGTCGGGCGTCGCCGTCCGCTCCAACGGCGCGCTGTGCGTGTTCTTCGAGGACGTCAAGGGCCCGGACGGCAACCCGACCCCGCTGATCGTCCAGAAGTCCGACGGCGGCTTCGGCTACGCCGCGACCGACCTGTCCGCGATCCGCGACCGGGTGGGCAACCTCAAGGCCTCGACCCTGCTGTACGTCGTGGACGCGCGCCAGTCCCTGCACTTCAAGATGGTCTTCGAGACGGCCCGCCGCGCGGGCTGGCTGAACGAGGACACCAAGGCCGTCCAGCTCGCCTTCGGCACCGTCCTCGGCAAGGACGGCAAGCCGTTCAAGACCCGCGAGGGCGAGACGGTCCGGCTGGTGGACCTCCTGGACGAGGCCGTGGACCGGGCGACGGCGGTCGTACGCGAGAAGGCCGAGAAGATCGGCCTGTCCGAGGCCGAGATCGTCGAGAACGGCCGGTACGTCGGCATCGGCGCCGTGAAGTACGCGGACCTCTCCACCTCCGCCGCGCGCGACTACAAGTTCGACCTCGACCAGATGGTCTCGCTGAACGGCGACACCTCGGTCTACCTCCAGTACGCGTACGCCCGCATCCGCTCCATCCTGCGCAAGGCGGGCGACCGCAGCCCCCTCGCGCACCCGGAGCTGGAGCTGGCCCCGGCCGAGCGCGCGCTGGGCCTGCACCTGGACACCTTCGGCGAACTGATCGAGGAGGCGGCCTCGGACTACGCGCCGCACAAGCTGGCCGCGTACCTCTACCAGCTGTCCTCGCTGTTCACCACGTTCTACGACCAGTGCCCGGTCATCAAGCCGGAGCCGGAACTCGCCGTCGGCGAGAACCGCCTCTTCCTGGCCGACCTCACCGCCCGCACCCTCACCAAGGGCATGTCCCTCCTGGGCATCAGGACG
This is a stretch of genomic DNA from Streptomyces sp. NBC_00536. It encodes these proteins:
- a CDS encoding DUF3558 family protein, with the translated sequence MHRSASRLTRVIACAAVPVILAVSGCSSDSGKSADTGKKSDSSASSKSPSTKPSTAPEKAAFATLPDPCKTVQAKTIEALVPKAKDKNGTATKSNDLTSRASCSWNGLDENGLKGSDYRWLAVSLVRYDSHESLGSGNKRAEEQYNKQLATAKAVEGAQNVKTDQVGGVGDQGTSVTYTTKKDGADFFNTTVIVRTQNVVVSLDYNGAAYEGAAAPDPAKLLESAIAATREAVNSVAGAKDQPGSSQSPSDPAPSESPSESASAS
- a CDS encoding RtcB family protein, yielding MSYVEVPGAKVPIRMWTDPSTVEDSAMRQLHNVATLPWIKGLAVMPDVHYGKGATVGSVIAMKDAVCPAAVGVDIGCGMSAVRTSLTANDLPGDLSRLRSKIEQAIPVGAGLHKEAVDPARLYDFAADGFDDLWTRFDYIADAVKFRRERAAKQIGTLGGGNHFIEFCLDEAGTVWLMLHSGSRNIGNELAEHHMGVARGLAHNQDLVDRDLAVFLAATPQMQDYRNDLFWAQEYAKYNRAVMMSLFKEVIRREFRKAKVSFDHEISCHHNYVSEERYDGMDLLVTRKGAIRAGSGDFGIIPGSMGTGSYIVKGLGNEKSFNSASHGAGRKMSRTAAKKRFSTRDLADQTKGVECRKDSGVVDEIPGAYKPIEQVIDQQTDLVEVVAKLKQLICVKG
- a CDS encoding DUF3558 domain-containing protein, whose product is MQRNAVRQVLPGILMLTALMAGCTSGTGTGVTTDSKAGGTAPVAAPPGKYRSLPSPCKAVEGKRLKAMLPAAATLTSEQRDQLYAGTADTSYDGDRRVGCRWKAQTPEETRLLSVGFERVVSYDRAASSDDDKARQVYERRLADAHLPAPVPSTAPSTAPTPGASTNPGASTVPSAGTVPSPGTVPSPGTTPGPGASTSPVPPAAAASSGTPAPSTSPTPPELGSRVLEGLGNAAFVEDRLSAAGSAAQVRTVRIVFRTANVIVTVEYGVQPALPGGVPSSAETQDEAHQLAEALVERFNA
- a CDS encoding DUF2637 domain-containing protein is translated as MAAMQLTRTHRILIGVVVAGAVVIAGIGFAGSYAAVRALALQKGFGSFSLVFPIGIDMGICVLLALDLLLTWIRIPFPLLRQTAWLLTAATIAFNGAAAWPDPLGVGMHAVIPILFVVTVEAARHAVGRIADITADRHMEGVRITRWLLSPVPTFKLWRRMKLWELRSYEQAVGMEQDRLIYQARLQARYGRAWRRKAPVEALMPLRLARIGVPLSQTVPEGLAAAGIEPALLPPVADAEAARAALEARHPGGLPVAAAQPHPAAAPPQAVLPAQATGPGPGPGPGPGQPAHSAGPPAFAVDPTAMPAAHNSAWFAAPLAPQAAYAGAYNPQYVDGLEPTPVLPPTGPDDAPAQQPPVPAAEAPAAEAPVADEDLTPVDEVKFAEAAYEVFRTYVDEHGNWPSPEQLDIHLSDGHGIVHPRSATTLKRLMPELKQRYQTDLENEHIA
- the lysS gene encoding lysine--tRNA ligase, whose product is MAQSAQSSTETDWVSRFADEVIAEAERRAPGKTVVVASGLSPSGPIHLGNLREVMTPHLVADEIRRRGIEVRHVLSWDDYDRYRKVPAGIPGVDPETYGQYIGMPLTSVPAPAGSAYATWAEHFKAAMVEALAELGVEYDPISQTEQYTTGVYREQVLFAMKHRGDIDAVLDQYRTKQKPGGKKPQQKQVDEAELEAAEGSGAAGEDDGSVGEGGYFPYKPYCGQCGKDFTKVTSYDDTTTELTYVCTEDEYTETVKLSEFNRGKLVWKVDWPMRWAFEGVVFEPSGVDHSSPGSSFQVGGQIVHIFGGEQPIGPMYAFVGISGMAKMSSSKGGVPTPADALKIMEPQLLRWLYARRRPNQSFKIAFDQEIQRLYDEWDKLEAKVADGSVLPADAASHARAVRTAAGELPRTPRPLPYRTLASVVDITGGHDEQTVRILNDLDPANPLGSLDDVRPRLDRAENWISTQVPADQRTLVREEPDAELLGSLDDEGRESLRLLLEGLDSHWSLDGLTTLVYGVPKVMAGLEPDAKPTPELKVAQRTFFALLYRLLVTRETGPRLPTLLLAVGADRVRKLLAV
- the argS gene encoding arginine--tRNA ligase, whose translation is MASVPSLASSVNQRVADALASALPEAGGADPLLRRSDRADFQANGILALAKKAKANPRELATTVVGGIPAGGDGDLIKEIEVSGPGFLNITVTDRAIIETLAARAADARLGVPVSQTAGTTVIDYAQPNVAKEMHVGHLRSAVIGAAMVEILEFTGETVIRRHHIGDWGTQFGMLIQYLIEHPHELDHGPREEVSGEEAMSNLNRLYKASRVLFDSDEEFKTRARARVVNLQAGEPETLALWQRFVDESKIYFYSVFNKLDMDIQDPDVVGESGYNDMLVETCRLLEESGVAVRSNGALCVFFEDVKGPDGNPTPLIVQKSDGGFGYAATDLSAIRDRVGNLKASTLLYVVDARQSLHFKMVFETARRAGWLNEDTKAVQLAFGTVLGKDGKPFKTREGETVRLVDLLDEAVDRATAVVREKAEKIGLSEAEIVENGRYVGIGAVKYADLSTSAARDYKFDLDQMVSLNGDTSVYLQYAYARIRSILRKAGDRSPLAHPELELAPAERALGLHLDTFGELIEEAASDYAPHKLAAYLYQLSSLFTTFYDQCPVIKPEPELAVGENRLFLADLTARTLTKGMSLLGIRTPERL